A single genomic interval of Polaribacter vadi harbors:
- a CDS encoding pectinesterase family protein: MKKNYTIFIFCLLFISFFTKGQIVGAINYDFTDGSIISANESTDGKLTLAGDYTYHGSSYGLQLKVDQEINITVDGSCTIRFLGSKHSGLNMIGTANTEGDLGTIITKVAVDKVDTFDFVYSGTATTLNFKTVAGTGNDVYLPLITVIPVQLGKDFTAVEKNISYAFDLRDESIISSTYPGNVYEQGLFKIDAGCCNAYSYHGTQHGINYKTGNKITLQVAGNSKIRLGGDQYSGGTIIASSETGAFDITSQNHQTGATYSDGTPVWVDFTYVGSAGTVTFEAAGSSQNYLPFIEVSPIPYNVNLTPWVQKSGTVTVNGTQIDFISGVDATSNATVSVSAGTVFSATNELATLEIDLGGNSLSSYIPTVTGDIASAIINNDEIILAFTDINTDPVSYKFKITDNSVVVTAEAGKTYTYNFYDGSALPQTSYSTLRYSSFVTSDGILKINSNTTDEELQFGYHDATHGGVFYSGNSFDVIVAGDAIITFIVDQYGSAEDAILEFTDSNENVLGSIAAQNIAAGVDAFASSFSYTGNAGVITATLKSTNYSTSEIYLHGLTIENAAAVDPSNGKIDVWDFGAEQLDEAIYNNNLDETAINAWYDSGITAGSSGNVLPSFTSGVLSWIGGGNDRLRTSNTNLTRYDENIGSTGYSGRVYVNGGGATGRYMSLTLSENDEVSLWMLTQSGTGNIHFEYVADPTAQDDQVAVGSDIQEVKFVAKSAGTYHIYDDSDKPSYYRIYRKDATYKTLTGTVDVSAATGLESNYSIVFTNEAGKSWSTQVSGGSYSIDLPEGYTYNLSLTDANGYVISSDTSIEIISSTTTFDITIIQVELYTVTGNITGLGSEISNLTLKYTPDPSANKVFIPSPIIDVNANTYAVILEPNVTYTITAEGVNDFSIPANTITLGNSNTTSDIIFQEKTKYDITINAPVLETTQLAKLTLTFTNLNETGYSYSFSDVTAIRLRDGVYSINYDGLDEYALELALTSNLNVSGANESKTLSFNPVKNWTFDDKVITNATPYYKGLAFTGSISNEIAKGHLVGGTDATISIPLKPEEKMIITYYYEADFSIDGGATITTSSGSTSNLETTEFIYEGNSAGIATITFNASSYITNIAVKTIVAYAPIIKVGADKDYQTINAALNAIAEMDRPNSERVTVMIDPGNYEEMIVINSENVTLKNASSNPSIALANKGVDIDANAVRITSYYGYGYHYYSQGNDNKWNAEVLAINKANGSQPYNNVSGSTNGSYWNATAVIYANGFVADNIILENSFNQYISKKESEDVVVLGSGNKGTRPTTIGSTAVQDRSFVERAAAIGIANNTDKVILNNCRVVGRQDTFYGGSGSRVVVYKGAMMGAVDYIFGGMTAVFYKTDFVLNTSDVSSDAAYITAAQQASGRGFLMYECTVKSAIPSVETASTNSSKPGYFGRPWLATTSEVVFYNTTIDESSFPGYEGESLISPVGWTSTLGGESAFMYEYGTTENATGVDNSGNRASWSTVLSAATLTDGTAITTFNFTKGNDDWDPINELNTLSSNSLNLIENKIKVRAFNNKVYISNINSDSKVRVYSITGALIKSLDTKKDVNFTIKNGLWIIAVENIDGKKITKILSH, translated from the coding sequence ATGAAAAAAAATTACACAATTTTTATTTTTTGCTTACTATTTATTTCCTTTTTTACAAAAGGACAGATTGTAGGTGCAATTAACTATGATTTTACAGATGGATCAATTATTTCAGCTAATGAAAGTACAGATGGCAAGCTTACATTAGCTGGTGATTATACTTATCATGGATCAAGTTATGGCCTTCAGCTGAAAGTTGATCAAGAGATCAATATTACTGTAGATGGAAGTTGTACAATTAGATTTCTAGGATCCAAACATTCTGGATTAAATATGATAGGTACTGCAAATACTGAGGGAGATTTAGGTACAATAATAACTAAAGTGGCTGTCGACAAAGTAGATACTTTTGATTTTGTATATTCAGGAACAGCAACCACACTTAACTTTAAAACAGTTGCAGGTACTGGAAATGATGTTTATTTACCATTAATTACTGTAATTCCTGTTCAATTAGGGAAAGACTTTACAGCAGTAGAAAAGAATATTTCCTATGCTTTTGATTTACGAGATGAAAGTATTATTTCTAGCACATATCCTGGAAACGTTTATGAACAAGGTTTGTTTAAAATAGATGCAGGTTGTTGCAATGCTTACTCTTATCATGGAACGCAACATGGAATTAATTATAAAACAGGAAATAAAATAACGTTGCAAGTTGCTGGGAATAGTAAAATTCGTTTAGGTGGCGATCAATATTCTGGAGGAACAATTATAGCTTCTAGTGAAACTGGTGCGTTTGATATTACTTCACAAAATCATCAAACAGGGGCAACATATAGTGATGGAACTCCTGTTTGGGTAGATTTTACATATGTTGGTTCTGCAGGAACAGTAACTTTTGAAGCTGCTGGCTCAAGTCAAAATTATTTGCCTTTTATAGAAGTTTCTCCTATTCCTTATAATGTAAATTTAACTCCTTGGGTTCAAAAATCTGGAACAGTAACAGTAAATGGTACTCAAATAGATTTCATTTCTGGTGTAGATGCAACAAGTAATGCAACTGTTTCTGTGAGTGCAGGCACTGTTTTTAGTGCAACAAATGAGCTGGCAACTTTAGAAATTGATTTGGGAGGAAATTCCTTATCTTCATATATACCAACAGTTACAGGAGATATTGCTTCTGCAATTATTAATAATGATGAAATAATACTTGCATTTACTGATATCAATACAGATCCAGTTTCTTACAAATTTAAAATTACAGATAACAGTGTAGTAGTTACAGCAGAAGCTGGAAAAACATATACTTATAATTTTTATGATGGTTCAGCATTGCCACAAACAAGTTATTCAACTTTAAGATATTCATCATTTGTAACTAGTGATGGTATTTTAAAAATAAACAGTAATACAACAGATGAAGAATTACAATTTGGATATCATGATGCAACTCATGGAGGTGTGTTTTACTCAGGAAACTCATTCGATGTTATTGTTGCAGGTGATGCAATTATTACTTTTATTGTTGATCAATATGGAAGTGCAGAAGATGCTATTTTAGAATTTACAGATTCAAATGAGAATGTATTAGGTTCTATAGCAGCACAAAATATTGCTGCTGGTGTAGATGCTTTTGCTAGTAGTTTTTCTTATACAGGTAATGCTGGAGTAATTACTGCAACTTTAAAAAGTACTAATTACTCAACATCAGAAATTTATTTACATGGTTTAACCATAGAAAATGCTGCAGCTGTAGATCCTTCTAATGGTAAAATTGATGTTTGGGATTTTGGAGCAGAACAATTAGATGAAGCTATTTACAATAATAATTTAGATGAAACTGCTATAAATGCTTGGTATGATTCAGGTATAACAGCAGGATCTTCTGGAAATGTATTACCTTCTTTTACGTCTGGTGTTTTAAGTTGGATTGGTGGTGGAAATGATAGATTAAGAACATCAAATACAAACCTAACAAGATATGATGAAAACATAGGATCAACAGGATATTCAGGTAGAGTTTATGTAAATGGAGGTGGAGCAACTGGCAGATATATGAGCTTAACATTAAGTGAAAATGATGAAGTTTCTCTTTGGATGCTAACACAATCTGGAACTGGAAACATACATTTTGAATATGTTGCAGATCCAACAGCGCAAGATGATCAAGTTGCAGTAGGTTCTGATATTCAAGAAGTAAAATTTGTAGCAAAATCTGCAGGAACGTATCATATTTATGATGATAGCGATAAACCAAGTTATTACAGAATTTACAGAAAAGACGCAACTTACAAAACTTTAACGGGTACTGTAGATGTTTCTGCTGCAACAGGTTTAGAAAGTAATTATTCAATTGTTTTTACAAATGAAGCTGGTAAATCTTGGTCTACTCAAGTTTCTGGAGGAAGTTATAGTATCGATTTACCAGAAGGATATACGTATAATTTAAGTTTAACAGATGCTAATGGTTATGTAATTAGTAGTGATACTTCTATCGAAATAATTTCATCAACAACAACTTTTGATATTACAATTATTCAAGTAGAATTATATACTGTTACTGGTAATATTACAGGACTAGGGTCTGAAATTTCTAACTTAACATTAAAATATACGCCAGATCCTTCTGCAAATAAAGTTTTTATTCCTTCACCAATAATAGATGTAAATGCAAACACGTATGCTGTTATATTAGAACCAAATGTAACATATACAATTACTGCAGAAGGTGTAAACGATTTTTCTATACCTGCAAATACAATTACTTTAGGTAACTCTAATACTACTTCAGATATTATATTTCAAGAAAAAACAAAATACGATATAACAATTAATGCTCCTGTTTTAGAGACTACTCAACTAGCGAAACTTACTTTAACATTTACCAATTTAAACGAAACAGGATACAGCTATTCTTTTTCTGATGTTACTGCTATTCGTTTACGAGATGGAGTTTATAGTATTAATTATGATGGCTTAGATGAATATGCCTTAGAACTGGCTTTAACATCAAACTTAAATGTTTCTGGAGCTAATGAGTCTAAAACGTTATCATTTAATCCTGTAAAAAATTGGACTTTCGATGATAAAGTAATTACAAACGCAACACCTTATTATAAAGGTTTAGCATTTACAGGCTCAATATCAAATGAAATTGCAAAAGGTCATTTGGTTGGAGGAACTGATGCAACAATTTCTATTCCTTTAAAACCTGAAGAAAAAATGATAATAACGTATTATTATGAGGCAGATTTTTCTATTGATGGAGGAGCAACAATTACCACATCTAGTGGAAGTACATCAAACTTAGAAACTACAGAATTTATATACGAAGGAAACTCTGCAGGAATTGCAACTATCACTTTTAATGCAAGTTCATATATTACAAACATCGCTGTGAAAACAATTGTAGCGTATGCACCAATAATTAAAGTAGGTGCAGACAAAGATTACCAAACAATAAATGCTGCTTTAAATGCGATTGCAGAAATGGATAGGCCAAATAGTGAGAGAGTTACTGTAATGATTGATCCAGGAAATTACGAAGAAATGATTGTTATCAATAGTGAAAACGTAACTTTAAAAAACGCATCTTCAAATCCAAGTATTGCACTAGCAAATAAAGGTGTAGATATAGATGCAAATGCAGTAAGAATAACATCTTATTATGGTTATGGATATCATTATTACAGCCAAGGAAATGATAATAAATGGAATGCAGAAGTCTTAGCGATAAATAAAGCAAATGGTTCTCAGCCTTATAACAATGTTTCTGGTTCTACAAATGGTTCTTATTGGAATGCTACAGCTGTAATTTATGCAAATGGTTTTGTTGCAGATAATATTATCCTAGAAAACTCATTCAATCAATACATTTCTAAAAAAGAATCAGAAGATGTTGTTGTTTTAGGAAGTGGTAATAAAGGCACAAGACCAACTACAATAGGTAGTACAGCTGTTCAAGATAGAAGTTTTGTAGAAAGAGCTGCTGCAATTGGTATTGCAAATAATACAGACAAAGTAATTTTAAATAACTGTAGAGTTGTGGGTAGACAAGATACATTTTATGGAGGTTCAGGTTCTAGAGTTGTTGTTTACAAAGGTGCAATGATGGGTGCAGTCGATTACATTTTTGGAGGTATGACAGCTGTATTTTATAAAACTGATTTTGTTTTAAATACAAGTGATGTTTCTAGTGATGCTGCATATATTACTGCAGCACAACAAGCTAGTGGTAGAGGATTTTTAATGTATGAATGTACAGTAAAGTCAGCAATTCCTAGTGTAGAAACAGCTTCTACAAACAGCTCAAAACCTGGATATTTTGGTCGTCCTTGGTTAGCAACAACGAGTGAGGTTGTTTTTTACAACACAACGATTGATGAATCTTCTTTTCCTGGTTATGAGGGAGAATCTTTAATATCTCCAGTTGGTTGGACTAGTACTTTAGGAGGAGAATCTGCATTTATGTATGAGTATGGAACCACAGAAAACGCAACAGGAGTTGATAATTCTGGTAATAGAGCTTCTTGGTCTACTGTTTTATCAGCAGCAACTTTAACAGACGGAACAGCTATTACAACGTTCAATTTTACGAAAGGAAATGATGATTGGGATCCTATTAATGAGCTGAACACATTAAGTTCAAATTCTTTAAATTTAATTGAAAACAAAATTAAAGTAAGAGCATTTAACAATAAGGTTTATATATCAAATATAAATTCTGACTCAAAAGTTAGAGTTTATAGTATAACAGGAGCTTTAATAAAATCTTTAGATACTAAAAAGGATGTAAATTTTACAATTAAAAATGGTCTTTGGATTATTGCTGTAGAGAACATTGATGGAAAAAAAATAACGAAAATTTTATCACACTAA
- a CDS encoding T9SS type A sorting domain-containing protein, giving the protein MKQKLLFLTLLLVASVATTNAQTKVWDFGGDPNYTSAAQIAMWPIVAYNAAEGETVKKDNLFLVGDSEGNKFGKIENSGGKTWDAGTADEYTAVNRFKFDGGSNPDENNLNPTHSHLYFNVSGPVTIKIWYRSGGSDKRELYVSDETNVIASVSKESDDAPYILTAEYTGSGEKISIYDSNSFNLYKIEVTGAGADVLAVDKASLVTTNINANGQRIFVTNVDAETEINIFSITGALVKQIKTNSNTDFTMKPGLWIARIKTSKGEKSIKLVTY; this is encoded by the coding sequence ATGAAACAAAAATTACTTTTTTTAACTTTATTATTAGTAGCTAGTGTTGCTACAACCAATGCTCAAACTAAAGTTTGGGATTTTGGAGGAGATCCAAATTATACAAGCGCAGCTCAAATTGCAATGTGGCCAATAGTTGCTTATAATGCAGCTGAAGGTGAAACCGTTAAAAAGGATAACTTATTTTTAGTAGGTGACAGTGAGGGTAACAAATTTGGTAAAATTGAAAATTCTGGAGGTAAAACTTGGGATGCAGGAACCGCAGATGAATATACAGCAGTTAACCGTTTTAAATTTGATGGAGGATCAAACCCTGATGAAAATAATCTTAATCCTACTCATAGTCACCTTTACTTTAACGTTTCTGGACCTGTTACTATAAAGATTTGGTACAGATCAGGAGGTAGTGATAAGCGTGAGTTATACGTATCTGATGAAACTAATGTAATAGCCTCAGTTTCAAAAGAAAGTGATGACGCACCTTATATTCTTACTGCAGAATATACTGGCTCAGGTGAAAAAATTAGTATTTATGACTCCAATTCTTTTAACTTATATAAAATAGAAGTAACTGGTGCAGGTGCAGATGTTCTTGCTGTTGATAAAGCTTCATTAGTTACCACTAATATAAATGCTAATGGGCAAAGAATTTTTGTTACCAATGTAGATGCTGAAACAGAGATTAATATTTTTAGTATTACTGGAGCTTTAGTAAAGCAAATAAAAACGAATAGCAATACAGATTTTACCATGAAACCTGGATTGTGGATCGCCCGAATTAAAACAAGTAAAGGAGAGAAATCTATAAAACTAGTAACCTATTAG
- a CDS encoding Ig-like domain-containing protein — MIKLNKKNNFILILFLSAIIACGTDADQEIDSSLVTSITIEGNTITDGGTSQLTATVSPANALNQEVIWSVTKPSVASVSQTGLLTAVSNGEVTVVAKASDNSGIKAEKSFLISGVTVAAIPVETITIIAVDITNGASQQLAVNILPFNATDKTVTWSISDTAIAEISSDGLLSPKANGTVTVTAVATDGSGVSGDAQINISGINANLQGAVVSTPEELLAAIATVAAGENIYVIDGNYTFNSTINLSQNGSASNLISLLAHPDNTGRPSFNFSSMSENSSNRGISLAGDYWYVKGIDVVGAGDNGMFVRGDNNLIEFCSFSENKDTGLQIGNGGSNNTILNCDSFFNADSSLENADGFACKLDAGTGNKFIGCRAWQNLDDGWDGYLRGNDNITTTYESCWAFNNGYLQDGSKGKGDGNGFKSGGSDDKLLKHNAIYTNCIAAGNIYDGFDHNSNRGDIEIYNSVAYKNGRNINFSGSNIANSLTIKNTASFAGESEDSYRATTLDITNNGWQDGITTNASDFVSIDLTLLSSQRNADGTLPNIDFLKLVSGSDLIDAGVDVGLSFNGSAPDIGAFEKE; from the coding sequence ATGATCAAATTAAACAAAAAAAATAATTTTATTTTAATCTTATTTTTATCAGCTATTATAGCTTGTGGAACAGATGCTGACCAAGAAATAGACAGTTCTCTGGTTACTTCAATAACCATTGAAGGGAACACAATTACAGATGGTGGAACATCTCAATTAACTGCAACTGTTTCACCAGCAAACGCCCTAAATCAAGAAGTTATTTGGAGTGTTACTAAGCCCTCAGTTGCTTCAGTTTCACAAACTGGTCTTCTAACAGCAGTTTCGAATGGGGAAGTAACAGTAGTTGCAAAAGCTTCAGATAATTCTGGTATAAAAGCCGAAAAAAGCTTTCTTATTTCTGGAGTTACAGTGGCAGCTATTCCTGTTGAAACTATTACTATTATTGCTGTAGATATTACCAATGGAGCTTCACAACAATTAGCTGTTAATATTTTACCATTTAATGCAACAGATAAAACTGTAACATGGTCTATTTCTGATACTGCTATTGCTGAAATTTCAAGTGATGGTTTATTAAGCCCAAAAGCAAATGGCACAGTTACAGTAACTGCTGTAGCTACTGATGGAAGTGGGGTTTCTGGTGATGCTCAAATAAATATTTCTGGAATTAATGCAAATCTTCAGGGAGCAGTTGTTAGTACTCCAGAAGAACTTTTAGCTGCAATTGCAACTGTAGCTGCAGGCGAAAATATATATGTTATAGATGGTAATTATACGTTTAATTCTACAATAAATTTATCTCAAAATGGAAGTGCTTCAAATCTAATATCATTATTGGCACATCCAGATAATACTGGAAGACCAAGTTTTAATTTTTCTTCAATGTCAGAAAATTCATCCAATAGAGGTATCTCTTTAGCTGGTGATTACTGGTATGTAAAAGGTATAGATGTAGTTGGTGCTGGAGATAATGGTATGTTTGTTAGGGGAGATAACAATCTTATAGAATTTTGTTCTTTCAGCGAAAATAAAGATACAGGTTTACAAATTGGTAATGGTGGTAGCAACAATACCATTTTAAACTGCGATTCCTTTTTTAATGCAGATTCTTCTTTAGAAAATGCTGATGGTTTTGCATGTAAATTAGATGCAGGAACAGGCAATAAATTTATAGGCTGTAGAGCTTGGCAAAATTTAGATGATGGTTGGGATGGTTATTTAAGAGGTAATGATAATATTACTACAACTTACGAAAGCTGTTGGGCTTTTAACAATGGTTATTTACAAGATGGTTCTAAAGGGAAAGGTGATGGAAATGGATTTAAATCGGGTGGAAGTGATGATAAATTATTGAAACACAATGCTATATATACAAACTGCATCGCTGCTGGAAATATTTATGATGGTTTTGATCATAATAGTAATAGAGGAGATATAGAGATATACAATTCTGTAGCTTATAAAAATGGTAGAAACATCAACTTTAGTGGTTCTAACATTGCTAATTCTTTAACAATTAAAAATACAGCGAGTTTTGCTGGTGAAAGTGAAGATAGTTATAGAGCTACAACTCTAGATATTACCAACAATGGTTGGCAAGATGGTATTACAACAAATGCTAGCGATTTTGTAAGTATAGATTTAACGTTGTTAAGCAGTCAAAGAAATGCTGATGGTACTTTACCAAATATCGATTTCTTAAAATTAGTTTCTGGAAGTGATTTAATTGATGCTGGAGTTGATGTTGGACTTTCCTTTAATGGCTCTGCACCAGATATTGGAGCTTTCGAAAAAGAATAA
- a CDS encoding family 43 glycosylhydrolase: MIKNIFFTATILLLFSNVNNAQNLAFPEAEGFGKYTTGGKGGFIYKVTNLNDDGEGSLRKGIVKKGARIIVFDVSGTIELKSKLDINKGKGDVSILGQTAPGEGITIKGYPFTIKGDNVIIRYLRFRMGDVNKIQGDALGCGNSKNVIIDHCSISWGTDENASFYNNKNFTLQWCIISEALNNSVHNKGAHGYGGIWGGVNASFHHNLIVNNNSRNPRFSGSKTTANSENEFVDFRNNVIYNWGDNSIYGGESGTYNMINNYFKSGPATTSSKLDRIVSPSKPYGKFYVDGNFVVGYENITKNNWNGGVQCDDLEATKLEKEISIANNIKTSLAVEAYTKVLENAGASIFRDRADLRVVKDTKEGKTSYKNGIIDSQEEVGGWPILTSEKSKKDSDEDGMPDEWEIKNKLNPEKVDAYLNTLDKNYTNIEVYTNSLVKIKSVAKNITLPENYLSEVWVADLGNGSYKNPILHADYSDPDVIRVGTDYYMTASSFNASPGLPILHSKDMVNWELVNYAIQQQLPATIFNIPQHGNGVWAPSIRYHKNEFYIYWGDPDFGIYMVKTKNPWSVWDKPILVMEGKGLIDPSPLWDDSGDVYLVHAYAGSRRGVKSLLTINKMNSEGTKVIDQGIHVFDGHKNQSTIEGPKFYKRNGYYYIFAPAGGVATGWQLVLRSKDIYGPYEEKIVLEQGTTNINGPHQGAWVDTPNGESWFYHFQDLNAYGRIVHLQPMSWKNDWPIMGTDFDGNGIGEPVSTSKKPTISKTYSIETPAETDNFDNFNIGLQWQWQANSDVVWHAKLPGNNFLRLFSIKSVDDSSNLWMVPNLLLQKFPAPNFTASTKISLFPEEAKTGKTAGLIIMGMDYATLSISHDEKGYILKQTQALEAIKNGKEKTNEIVRLKTNAAYFKVIVSSPNAMCQFLYSENGIDFKEIGEPFKAKEGKWIGAKVGLFSVSTQKANLGGYADIEYFKITKKE; encoded by the coding sequence AGTAACCAACCTAAATGATGATGGTGAAGGAAGCCTAAGAAAAGGAATCGTAAAGAAAGGAGCTAGAATTATTGTTTTTGATGTTTCTGGAACTATCGAATTAAAATCAAAATTAGATATTAATAAAGGAAAAGGAGATGTAAGTATTTTAGGGCAGACTGCCCCTGGAGAAGGAATTACCATTAAAGGATACCCTTTTACCATTAAAGGAGATAACGTAATTATTCGTTATCTAAGATTTAGAATGGGAGATGTAAATAAGATTCAGGGAGATGCTTTAGGTTGTGGAAACTCAAAGAATGTAATTATAGATCATTGTTCTATAAGTTGGGGAACAGATGAAAATGCCTCTTTTTATAACAATAAAAACTTTACCCTTCAATGGTGTATTATTTCTGAAGCCTTAAATAATTCAGTTCATAACAAAGGTGCTCATGGTTATGGAGGTATTTGGGGAGGTGTAAATGCCTCTTTTCATCATAATTTAATTGTAAATAATAATAGTAGAAATCCTAGATTTAGTGGTTCAAAAACGACAGCAAATTCAGAAAATGAATTTGTAGATTTCAGAAATAACGTAATTTATAATTGGGGAGATAACAGTATTTATGGAGGTGAAAGCGGAACCTATAATATGATAAATAATTACTTTAAATCAGGACCTGCTACAACCTCTTCCAAATTAGATAGAATTGTAAGTCCATCAAAACCATATGGTAAATTTTATGTGGATGGGAATTTCGTGGTTGGTTATGAAAATATTACCAAAAATAATTGGAATGGTGGTGTACAATGTGATGATCTAGAAGCAACAAAACTAGAAAAAGAAATTTCAATAGCTAACAATATCAAAACTTCTTTAGCAGTAGAAGCTTATACTAAAGTTCTTGAAAATGCAGGTGCTAGTATTTTTAGAGATCGTGCAGATTTAAGAGTTGTTAAAGATACCAAAGAAGGAAAAACTTCTTATAAAAACGGAATTATAGACTCCCAAGAAGAAGTTGGTGGTTGGCCAATTTTAACATCAGAAAAAAGTAAAAAGGATTCTGATGAAGATGGAATGCCTGATGAATGGGAAATTAAAAATAAACTAAATCCTGAAAAAGTAGATGCTTATTTAAATACTTTAGATAAAAATTATACCAATATTGAAGTGTATACCAATTCTTTAGTTAAAATAAAAAGCGTAGCTAAAAATATAACTCTTCCTGAAAATTATTTATCAGAAGTTTGGGTGGCAGACTTAGGTAATGGAAGCTATAAAAATCCTATTTTACATGCGGATTATTCAGATCCAGATGTAATTCGAGTGGGAACGGATTATTACATGACTGCTTCAAGCTTTAATGCTTCTCCAGGTTTACCTATTTTACATTCTAAAGATATGGTAAATTGGGAGTTAGTCAATTACGCAATTCAGCAACAATTACCAGCAACAATTTTTAATATACCACAACATGGAAATGGTGTTTGGGCACCAAGTATAAGGTATCATAAAAATGAATTTTATATTTATTGGGGAGATCCAGATTTTGGTATTTATATGGTTAAAACAAAAAATCCTTGGAGTGTTTGGGATAAACCTATTTTAGTAATGGAAGGAAAAGGACTCATAGATCCTTCTCCACTTTGGGATGATAGTGGAGATGTTTATTTAGTACATGCTTATGCTGGAAGCAGAAGAGGTGTAAAAAGTTTACTTACAATTAACAAAATGAATTCTGAGGGTACTAAAGTTATAGATCAAGGAATTCATGTTTTTGATGGGCATAAAAATCAATCCACCATAGAAGGTCCAAAGTTTTACAAAAGAAATGGCTACTATTATATTTTTGCTCCTGCTGGAGGTGTAGCTACAGGCTGGCAATTGGTTTTACGTTCTAAAGATATTTATGGGCCTTATGAAGAAAAAATAGTTTTAGAACAAGGCACAACCAATATCAATGGACCTCATCAAGGAGCTTGGGTAGATACACCAAATGGAGAGTCTTGGTTTTATCACTTTCAAGATTTAAATGCTTATGGAAGAATTGTTCATTTGCAACCTATGTCATGGAAAAATGATTGGCCAATTATGGGAACTGATTTTGATGGAAATGGAATTGGTGAACCTGTTTCAACATCGAAAAAGCCAACTATCAGCAAAACTTATTCTATAGAAACTCCTGCTGAAACAGATAATTTTGATAATTTTAATATTGGCTTACAATGGCAATGGCAAGCAAATTCCGATGTTGTTTGGCATGCAAAATTACCTGGAAATAATTTTTTAAGATTATTTTCTATAAAATCTGTAGATGATTCTTCTAATCTTTGGATGGTCCCTAATTTATTGTTGCAAAAATTTCCAGCACCAAATTTTACAGCATCAACAAAAATATCATTATTTCCAGAAGAAGCCAAAACCGGTAAAACTGCGGGTTTAATTATTATGGGAATGGATTATGCTACCTTAAGTATTTCTCATGATGAAAAAGGGTATATTTTAAAGCAAACACAAGCTTTGGAAGCCATAAAAAATGGAAAAGAAAAAACTAATGAAATTGTTAGATTAAAAACAAATGCAGCTTATTTTAAAGTAATCGTTTCATCACCCAATGCCATGTGTCAATTTTTATATTCAGAAAATGGAATAGATTTTAAAGAAATTGGTGAGCCATTTAAAGCAAAAGAAGGGAAATGGATAGGAGCAAAAGTTGGGTTGTTCTCAGTAAGTACTCAAAAAGCAAATCTTGGAGGTTATGCTGATATTGAATATTTTAAAATCACTAAAAAGGAATAA